GAGCAATGTGAGTGACAGACTTCATAATTTCAATGATGTTTTGTGTTTAATGAAGAAGTTTGGTATCCGACATGGATGTTTATATGAGACAGAGCCCTGCCCCTATGTCACGGGTGTTCTCAATCTGACTCCAGATTGGCTTCGGTGACAGTGGGAAATTTCAATCAATAGAAACTGCAGTTTCTCAAGTTCGATTGATGGTCTCAGGAGGGGCTGATATTATTGATATCAGTAGGCAATCCACATGTCCAAATGCATCATGGATTTCTGCAGAAGAAGAGCTAGACAGAAATACCTGTTCTAGAAGCTGTTCTAGAAATACCTGAGATAGAAGGAAAGCTCGTCTGTGGATACTTTTCACTCAGAAGTTGTGTGGGAAGCAGCGGAAAGAAGGGTTTATCTTGTCAATGATGTATCTGGTAGGCAGTTAGATTCTAAAATGCTTAAGGTTGCTGCAGATCTTGGGGTTCCTTATGTGGCAATGCACATGAGGGGGACCCCTGTACTATGCAAAGTGATGAAAATCTACAATATGAAGCTGTATGTGTCCAGGTCGCTTCTGAATTCCATTTGTGGATCAGATTTACTGAACCATCAGGTCTCAGCATGGAGAATTATTCTGGTATTGGATTATCTAAGCATATTTAGCGTGATTTGGGCATCCTTATGGGTTTTGCCATGTTGGGTTTTATGTCTTGTGTTTAGTGATGTTCCACTTGTTATTGGTTTGTATATGTTTGGATTGGGTTTTGGGTCCATTACAtgtataagggtaaaattataattgtGTGGGAATTAACGTTTTTAGGGTGTGATATATATTTTCTGTGGGGAAAACCCTAGATAAAAGCATGGGAGGTTACATTGTGAGGTGGAGAGGGGTGTAGAGTTTTTTTCTAATAGTGAAAAGATTATTGATTCTCCGGTTGTGTGTACTTTGTTAGAATAGAATCGCACAAGATGGTCAAATATGGGATCGAAGAATACAACAATCAAGACAATCGCAAACACAAACAAATTTATGTGGTTTGATTTCACGAGAAACCTACGTCCACGGGAAGAGCAACGGCAAACTTTTCATTAAGCAAGATGAAGATAAAAGTTATTTTGTCTTACcttaaaatgagagaaaaatgccttatATATACGATTACAAAAAATTAGAGACTCTGATCTGCAATAGTTGCTGCTATCACTGCTGGGATTTTGGGTGGTGCCAACATCATTAGAGTGCACAATGTTGAAGACAACTTTGATGTTGCAAGGCTCTACGATGCTTTACTGAAGAATAGAAAAACTCTTTCTTGATTTGAGTTTATGATAACACATGAAAGACATAAGCATGCGACTAAGTGTAAAATTTCAATTGCTTGGTTTTGGAAAATGGTTAAATTACATTCTTTGGATCTGCTGCTAAAAGCAAGTTATGTTCCTATTATGGGTGTGAATTGCAAATCGAAATCATTTACCAAAATCTAATTGAACCATCTAAATCAGAACTGATAAAATCCAATTCAAATTGTTATACTATTGAAGTGGTTATACAACTGCTGAAAAGCCTAAGTGATTATTTCATCTTTGAAGTCGATTCGCAAGGACCCATATTGcatcggatctttatcccctcaatttgtttgtctctcaatttcctcaattctatCTAATAGGAAGGGCGGattgaccaccctaccccttgcccgaaaatactgcccgagtggggtgcacctccctctattagagggaattaaggaaattgacgggcaggcaaattgaagTGATAATTTTCCTATTGCACCATAGGAGGTGACTACGATCTTAAGAAGACCAGTGGCACAACTCAACCCCACCATCATTTTTATTCATATGAAATGTTGTGTTTATAGATGGCAAGTGCTCGTAATTTTAGGTTCGTGCATAAAAAGCTCTACTACATTTGATCGAGGAGTTCAACTCCTCGACATGTACATTTGAGAAGCAACCACTTGTCCTATTCTTACCATTTACAAGGgaaggaggggtatttatggaaacaaactAAACATctgattggctctgagatgtactTTCATGGTACGTGCAGGTGATCCATTCTCCATTTGATCTATCCCAAGGAAGGCATCTGCGGGTCTCTTTGCTATTTGGATAGTAGTGGAGGGTTTCGATTGTGAAACTCAATCCCCTTCCGAACGTTGGATTGGCAACGGCTAGTTATTTTTCGAATATTTTTACCGTTTTAACAAACCCGAAACCTGATTCCATCACTGTTTACTTTTAATGACCTGGAATGTGTTCTTCTTTGAAACCCTTCTCAAATACCTTCCTCATCAGCGCCCAATTTCAATTACAGTTGGTGATTTGATTTGGGTTTTCAagaatggggaaggagaagctGATGGATCAGATTTTCAACCTGAAGCTTACATCAAAATCACTGGTAAGGCAAGCAAAAAAATGTGAGCAAGAGGAGAAATCCGAGAAGGTTAAAGTGAAGAAGGCGATCGAGAAGGGAAACATTGACGGCGCGAGGATCTACGCACAGAATGCAATCCGCAAGCGTAACGAACAGCTCAACTACCTGCGCTTTGCATCACGACTTGACGCAGTAGTTGCAAGGCTTGGGAGTCAGAATAACCTGCAGAGTGTGGGGAAGTCGATGAGCGGCATTGTGAAATCGCTTGAATGGGTATTGTCAATTGGGAACATGGAGAAGATCTCACAGACCATGGATAAGTTTGAGAAGGTGTTTGTGAATATGGAAGTGCAGAGCAGCTTCACTGAGATGTCCATGGCAGGGACTACATCTTTGTCCACACCAGAAGGAGAGGTGGGTTCGTTGATGCAACAAGTGGCTGATGATTATGGGTTGGAGGTGTCCCTGAAGCTCCCTCAAGCTGGGAATTGTAGTAATCAACAGGCTGTGGGGTTGGTGCCTAAGGAGACAGGGACTATGATCTCTCTTTCTGAGGAAGAATTGAGTAGGCGATTGGCTGATCTCAAGTCAAAAGGCTAGTCTTTATtagtttcttccctttcttctggtTCATGAGCTGGCTTTCTGTATTCTTCTTTTAGAAATTTTCTGAATTGAAAACAAGTCAATGGAGGGAAACCAGATTGGGTTGGTTTTTGAgattaaagagagagaggggctcATCATAAATCTTTTTAGAGTTTGAAATGCAGATTTGTGGGTCAAGGGTCAATGAATACTACAAGGCCTACCTATCTCAAATTCTCAATTCCCACCCACCAACCTTTCATGTCAATGTTCTCACGCCATTACCAATGGGCAATGAGGTGTAAAAGCTAGGAATTGAGCTGGTTCACACCACTGTCACTTGACCCAGGGGAGGAGAGAACTTGACTGATACTTTCTGTTCTGAAAGAGATTGGTTACCTTCCACTAGTCCCTCTAA
The nucleotide sequence above comes from Telopea speciosissima isolate NSW1024214 ecotype Mountain lineage chromosome 3, Tspe_v1, whole genome shotgun sequence. Encoded proteins:
- the LOC122654042 gene encoding ESCRT-related protein CHMP1B-like, whose translation is MGKEKLMDQIFNLKLTSKSLVRQAKKCEQEEKSEKVKVKKAIEKGNIDGARIYAQNAIRKRNEQLNYLRFASRLDAVVARLGSQNNLQSVGKSMSGIVKSLEWVLSIGNMEKISQTMDKFEKVFVNMEVQSSFTEMSMAGTTSLSTPEGEVGSLMQQVADDYGLEVSLKLPQAGNCSNQQAVGLVPKETGTMISLSEEELSRRLADLKSKG
- the LOC122654879 gene encoding LOW QUALITY PROTEIN: folate synthesis bifunctional protein, mitochondrial (The sequence of the model RefSeq protein was modified relative to this genomic sequence to represent the inferred CDS: inserted 5 bases in 3 codons; deleted 1 base in 1 codon), translating into MKKFGIRHGCLYETEPCPYVTGVLNLTPDGFGDSGKFQSIETAVSQVRLMVSGGADIIDISRQSTCPNASWISAEEELDRXIPVLEAVLEIPEIEGKLXSVDTFHSEVVWEAAERRVYLVNDVSGRQLDSKMLKVAADLGVPYVAMHMXGDPCTMQSDENLQYEAVCVQVASEFHLWIRFTEPSGLSMENYSGIGLSKHI